From Quercus lobata isolate SW786 chromosome 1, ValleyOak3.0 Primary Assembly, whole genome shotgun sequence, one genomic window encodes:
- the LOC115953662 gene encoding uncharacterized protein LOC115953662 has protein sequence MLAQEGDDKNERAMYYLSKIFHDYKTRYTPIKKSCFALVWDVQKLRHIILPFQVWIVARMKPLKYLFKKPSLSGRFSRWLILLDKFNLKYVARKTIKGSAMSDFCAKNPIEGESVRKNFPNEDTLDIELEAWKLYFDGAVNQYGNGIGVLLITPDGSHMPLAIKLNFEATNNMVEYEACITGMEALRELGVKEAEVFRDSMLVIAQAQKLRKVQGEHLKPY, from the coding sequence ATGTTAGCGCAAGAAGGTGATGACAAGAACGAGAGAGCCATGTATTACTTGAGCAAGATATTCCATGACTATAAGACTAGGTACACACCCATTAAGAAATCATGCTTCGCTCTTGTATGGGATGTACAGAAATTGAGACATATCATCCTACCATTCCAAGTATGGATAGTTGCCAGAATGAAACCCTTGAAGTACTTATTTAAGAAGCCTTCCTTAAGCGGAAGATTTTCAAGATGGTTGATCCTATTGGATAAATTTAACTTGAAATATGTGGCTAGAAAAACCATTAAGGGAAGTGCCATGTCAGATTTTTGTGCCAAGAACCCTATAGAAGGAGAAAGTGTTAGAAAGAATTTCCCAAACGAGGACACTTTGGATATAGAACTAGAGGCATGGAAGCTGTATTTTGATGGAGCCGTGAACCAATATGGAAATGGGATAGGAGTTCTCTTGATTACCCCCGATGGATCTCATATGCCTTTGGCCATCAAGTTGAACTTTGAAGCAACCAATAACATGGTAGAATACGAGGCTTGTATCACCGGAATGGAAGCCCTACGAGAGCTAGGGGTAAAAGAAGCCGAGGTCTTTAGGGATTCAATGTTGGTCATAGCCCAAGCACAAAAATTACGAAAGGTGCAGGGAGAACACTTAAAGCCTTACTGA
- the LOC115989892 gene encoding farnesol kinase, chloroplastic, with product MAATTVFIFSPLNSSSTFDLLAPKIKSQFGLGRNPNTPSLLSAATLSLSPSRNSQRHTININSISSVCGFGFGFGLRLGAISSGRILNRDLKPLAAIMIPESPVVSDICAASLTGCIALSLLRFWGEIANRGIFDKKLNRKLVHISVGLVFMLCWPMFSSGYRGSILAGLVPGINIIRMLLLGLGIMKDEAIVKSMSRNGDHRELLRGPLYYATTISLACIIYWRTSPIGIAAICNLCAGDGFADIIGRRFGSHKIPYNRNKSLIGSIAMVFAGFLASIGYMYYFSSFGFLQERWEMVLGFLVVSLASALVETLPISTELDDNLTVPLTSILVGILVF from the exons atggcagCAACAACTGTCTTTATCTTCTCCCCACTAAACTCCTCCTCCACGTTTGACTTACTTGCCCCCAAAATCAAATCTCAATTCGGATTGGGACGAAATCCCAACACTCCCTCGTTACTCTCAGCTGCcacactctcactctcaccttCACGCAACAGCCAACGTCAtactattaatattaatagtaTCAGCTCTGtttgtggttttggttttggttttggtttgagaCTGGGAGCTATCAGTTCTGGGCGAATACTTAATCGCGATCTGAAGCCACTGGCTGCCATCATGATACCGGAAAGCCCGGTTGTCTCCGATATCTGTGCCGCCAGCTTGACCGGTTGCATCGCCCTCTCCTTGCTTCGATTCTGGGGCGAAATCGCCAATCGTGGCATCTTTGACAAG AAATTGAATAGGAAGCTTGTGCATATAAGCGTTGGGCTAGTTTTCATGCTTTGCTGGCCAATGTTCAG TTCTGGGTATCGGGGTTCCATTTTAGCAGGTCTTGTTCCAGGTATCAATATCATTCGGATGCTTCTCTTGGGACTTGGAATAATGAAAGATGAGGCTATAGTGAAGTCGATGAGCAGAAATGGAGACCACAG GGAACTCCTTAGAGGACCACTCTACTATGCTACAACGATCTCTTTGGCTTGCATCATCTATTGGAGAACTTCCCCTATTGGGATTGCAGCAATTTGTAACCTCTGTGCTGGggatg GTTTTGCAGACATAATTGGAAGGAGGTTTGGTAGTCATAAAATTCCTTACAACAGAAACAAGTCTCTCATTGGTAGTATTGCAATGGTATTTGCTGGCTTTTTAGCATCTATAGG GTATATGTACTATTTCTCTTCATTTGGATTTCTTCAGGAAAGATGGGaaatggttttgggttttttggttgTGTCTCTTGCCTCAGCATTGGTGGAAACACTCCCCATAAGCACTGAGCTTGATGACAACCTCACGGTTCCCTTGACTTCCATATTGGTGGGCATTCTTGTTTTCTGA
- the LOC115953671 gene encoding 2-hydroxyisoflavanone dehydratase-like, with product MSQDYASVQGQASEPFLQSLHGQPPLESYGQTSWYVGNLEEANKTLLVAEAIVIAVSVKYGLFSERPKLACYEDSWVALKYVVSHVNGDGPEPWFNDYVDFDRVFIGGDSAKGNIAHNLAVRVGTDGLPEVKLVRVIMVHPFFGGTADDQMWLYMCPKNSGLNDPKMRPGKEYLARLGCERMLIFVAEKDHLFVLGKRYYEGLKKSGWGGNVEIVVNLGEVHCFHLLDLKYEKAMDLIKKYVSFLIKE from the exons ATGTCCCAGGATTATGCTTCAGTACAGGGACAAGCAAGTGAACCATTCCTTCAATCATTACATGGTCAACCTCCTCTTGAGTCATATGGTCAGACATCCTGGTACGTGGGAAATCTAGAAGAAGCCAACAAAA ccctacttGTTGCTGAAGCTATTGTAATTGCTGTCTCCGTTAAGTACGGGCTATTCTCAGAAAGACCTAAACTTGCATGTTACGAGGACTCTTGGGTTGCACTTAAGTACGTGGTGTCACATGTTAATGGAGACGGACCTGAACCATGGTTCAATGATTATGTAGATTTTGATCGTGTCTTTATCGGTGGAGATAGTGCTAAAGGGAACATAGCTCATAATTTGGCTGTTCGAGTTGGGACAGATGGGTTACCTGAAGTGAAATTGGTTAGGGTGATTATGGTGCACCCGTTTTTTGGTGGTACGGCAGATGATCAAATGTGGCTATATATGTGTCCGAAGAATAGTGGATTGAATGATCCTAAAATGAGACCTGGTAAAGAGTATCTAGCTAGGCTAGGTTGTGAGAGGATGTTGATATTTGTGGCTGAGAAAGACcatctttttgttttgggtaagcGTTACTATGAGGGATTGAAGAAGAGTGGGTGGGGAGGAAATGTAGAGATTGTTGTGAATTTAGGGGAGGTGCATTGTTTCCATTTGCTTGACCTCAAATATGAGAAGGCTATggatttgattaaaaaatatgtttcttTCTTAATTAAAGAGTAA